The genomic stretch AGGAAGTGCAAAATTATAAAAACTTGTAACTATATTTTTTATAGTGTATAATATACTGAAAATAATTTTTTATATTAAGGGGGATATAAAAATGAAAAGAACTGTATATACTGTATTAATATTGCTTATAATATCATCATATATTTTTGCAGCATCAGTTGCTATGAGTGAAGTTCCTAGAGCTGCTATAACATTTGCTGATACTTATTTTGCTGATTATTACTTATTTAGAGCTACTGAAACCGGAGGAAGCTATACACTTATATTTAAAGGCGGCTTAAAAATATATGTTAATGGAAGCGGAGAATGGAAAACTATAAGCGGGGGAGGCGATGAAATATCTATAGAATATGTTGAAGATAAAGTTAAAAATACAGTAAAAAAGCAATTCCCTAATGAAAAAGTTATACAAATTCAAAAAAGAAGCAAAGACTATAAGATTCAATTTAAAAATAGAAAAAAAATCACTATAGATTTTGAGGGAAATATTAAATAAATTGATTATATATAGTATAAAAAGTTTTATAAATCTGCAAAAGTATAATGATAGCTTACAATTAAATGACTTTTATAATGTATAAAAAAAATATTATTAAGTCCGATAATATATTCAATTATAAGTATCGGATTTTTAAAATGAATAAAGTTTATATTATATCAATAATAACCTTATTATTTGTTCTTTCCTGCAATACAAAAAAAGAGAGCAGACAGTATAGATTAAATATTAAAGAAGATGCAAATAATATAATAGATATTAAAAGCAGAGAATTTAATGCTATTGATTTAATAAAATCCAGCTCATTTACATCATATCCTAACATAAAAATAGAAGAACTTATATCTCCGTTTAATACTGTAGAATGGCATGACTTCATAGCTGAAGATGATTATATGCGTTATATAGATATTATAGGAAGATACAATACAAACGAGTATATAATACAATTTCAAATAATAGATCCTTACAGATGGGACTTATATGCATTTGAAATAAACAGTACTCCATACCAAATAGATTTAGTAGCAAGCAAATTATACGAATTATACACAAATAAATAATTTTATTATTATAAATAATATAAAAAAACACTGCTTTTTATAAAAAATAAAAGCAGTGTTGAAATTTCAAATATTATTCTTAAAAATTAATTAAATGCTAAAGATATGCTTCCTCTTTTTATATCTATAGGACCTGCTATGCCTCTTGATAATTTTATCTGTATAGCCTGACTTCTGTCTATATCATCACCTGTGGTCCAAGCATTTTTTTGCGGCTCAAATATTCCTACTGTGGTGCCTGTTCCTGTTCTTTTTCCTAAAAATACTTTAACGTCATAATATGTTACAATTATACCTTTAGTACCGTTTACAGTTTCTTCTGTTACTTTTAAAGGTGCCGATATAGATGAACTTTTTATTTCCTGTTCTGTCATGTTTTCAACATCTTTTCCGCCCAAAACATAATAAACTTTATCATTAAGCTCTACGGCCTGTATTTCTTTGTCCGCCCCGTAAACTGTAACTTTCATTTTTGGAGTTTCTTCTCTAGTAACTGTTTCTTCTTTTTTATCTTCCTTTACTGTATTATTATTATCATTTTTTGGCTTAATAGTTTCGCACCCAATCATTATAATCATCAAACCAATAGCAATAAAAACTCTCTTAAACATGATGCCTCCGCTTACCGCTTTATATAAAATTATGAACTATTCTAATATCGGAAATTATTTTAGTAAAATTAAAATAATTTTTACATTTTATACTTGAATAATGTCATAATAAATCTATACTTAATATGTATAAACAAATATTATTCAAAATCATAAAATATTTTTTGTAAAGGATTCAAAATGCAAATTTCTGAAAGCAGATATGATAGTATGATATACAGCAGATGCGGAAAAAGCGGATTAAAACTTCCTATAATATCATTAGGACTTTGGCATAATTTTGGTGCTGAATGCGGATACAGCAATATGAAAGAAATGATTAAAACAGCATTTGATAATGGTATTACTCATTTTGATTTGGCAAATAATTACGGACCTCCTTACGGTTCTGCTGAAATTAGTATGGGTAAAATATTAAATGACGGATTATCTAAATATAGAGATGAACTTATTATAAGCACAAAAGCAGGATATGACATGTGGGAAGGACCATACGGAAACTGGGGAAGTAAAAAATATCTCATAGCAAGTATTAATCAAAGTTTAAAAAGACTCAATTTAGAATATGTTGATATAT from Brachyspira murdochii DSM 12563 encodes the following:
- a CDS encoding PepSY-like domain-containing protein, producing the protein MKRTVYTVLILLIISSYIFAASVAMSEVPRAAITFADTYFADYYLFRATETGGSYTLIFKGGLKIYVNGSGEWKTISGGGDEISIEYVEDKVKNTVKKQFPNEKVIQIQKRSKDYKIQFKNRKKITIDFEGNIK